A stretch of Pseudomonas sp. LS.1a DNA encodes these proteins:
- a CDS encoding glycoside hydrolase family 19 protein: MSVTPQQLQQILPNAGPKAGVFAPVLNAAMGARGIVTPARQAAFIAQIGHESGQFRYVRELGNDKYLAKYDTGSLAARLGNTPAADGDGQKYRGRGLIQITGLANYQACGEALGLDLVNQPELLELPEHAAASAAWFWQSRGLNTLADRGDFVGITRKINGGVNGISDRMVLWEKARKVLGV, translated from the coding sequence ATGAGCGTAACCCCCCAACAGCTGCAGCAGATTCTCCCGAACGCCGGCCCGAAAGCCGGCGTTTTTGCACCCGTCCTCAACGCCGCCATGGGCGCGCGCGGCATCGTCACGCCGGCGCGGCAGGCCGCGTTTATCGCACAGATCGGTCATGAATCCGGCCAGTTCCGCTATGTGCGCGAGCTGGGCAATGACAAGTACCTGGCCAAGTACGACACCGGGTCGTTGGCGGCCCGGCTGGGCAACACGCCGGCGGCCGATGGCGACGGCCAGAAGTATCGCGGCCGGGGCCTGATCCAGATTACCGGCCTGGCCAATTACCAAGCCTGTGGCGAGGCGCTGGGTCTCGACCTGGTCAATCAGCCTGAGCTGCTGGAGCTGCCGGAGCATGCGGCCGCGTCGGCGGCCTGGTTCTGGCAGTCGCGTGGCCTGAACACGCTGGCGGATCGCGGCGACTTCGTCGGCATCACCCGCAAGATCAATGGCGGCGTCAACGGCATCTCCGACCGCATGGTGCTGTGGGAGAAGGCTCGCAAGGTGCTGGGTGTATGA
- a CDS encoding HD domain-containing phosphohydrolase, with the protein MELPVTDGTADKAVILLVDDEPSILNSLRRLLRNQPYELLLAENGADALQLLQQRPINLVMSDARMPNMDGATLLAHVHERFPDTLRILLTGYADTDTIAKAINDGHIYRYISKPWNDEELVVTLRQALAHQHSESERKRLEQLTQVQIKQLKALNESLEQRVAARTAELQQTADMLDLAYEELKRSYVTSTEFFSQLGNMRLPKVKQTNRQVIELIRVYCASHGLDEGTCRNLTMAAALYNIGKMSWTDSMLTCPADLIPPQERELYRSYPKQSEALVMTLEPMKEAAQLILHHQERWDGSGFPGHLKGAAIPLGARWLKMAVDFIELQRGLVLDRQLNSDEALLYIRKYSGKLYDPDLVEDFVNVCAEYMRDITLTDPAIKVLSTHELAEGMILARNLNADNGMLLLNAGKVLSGLLVKKLIAFEEMEGGKYSVFVRIPEQSACLQPAPAAAG; encoded by the coding sequence ATGGAGCTACCCGTTACCGATGGCACAGCAGACAAAGCCGTGATACTTCTGGTTGACGACGAACCCTCGATTCTCAACAGCCTTCGTCGTCTGCTACGCAACCAACCCTACGAACTCCTCCTCGCTGAAAACGGCGCCGATGCCTTGCAGTTACTCCAGCAGCGCCCGATCAACCTGGTGATGAGTGATGCACGCATGCCAAACATGGACGGGGCCACGCTATTGGCGCACGTACATGAGCGTTTTCCCGACACGTTGCGCATTCTGCTTACGGGTTACGCTGACACGGACACCATCGCAAAAGCCATCAATGATGGGCATATCTATCGTTACATCAGCAAACCCTGGAATGATGAAGAGCTGGTGGTCACCTTGCGCCAGGCGTTGGCCCACCAACATTCGGAAAGCGAACGAAAGCGCCTGGAACAGCTCACTCAGGTTCAGATCAAGCAGCTCAAGGCGCTTAACGAAAGCCTTGAACAGCGTGTAGCGGCGCGCACCGCCGAGCTGCAACAAACTGCCGACATGCTTGACCTTGCCTATGAAGAACTCAAGCGCAGTTACGTGACCAGCACCGAGTTCTTTTCGCAGTTAGGCAACATGCGCCTGCCCAAGGTCAAGCAGACCAACCGGCAGGTCATAGAATTGATACGGGTGTATTGCGCCAGCCATGGGCTGGACGAAGGTACCTGTCGCAACCTGACCATGGCTGCAGCCCTCTACAACATCGGCAAGATGAGCTGGACCGACAGCATGCTCACCTGCCCTGCCGATCTCATACCTCCACAAGAGCGCGAACTATACCGGTCATACCCGAAACAGAGCGAAGCGCTGGTCATGACCCTGGAGCCAATGAAGGAGGCCGCACAACTCATACTTCACCACCAGGAACGCTGGGACGGCAGCGGTTTTCCGGGCCACCTGAAAGGCGCGGCAATTCCACTGGGCGCCCGCTGGCTGAAAATGGCCGTGGATTTCATCGAATTGCAGCGCGGACTGGTCCTGGATCGCCAGCTCAACAGCGATGAGGCACTGCTCTACATACGCAAATATTCTGGAAAGCTGTATGACCCAGACCTGGTGGAAGACTTCGTCAACGTCTGTGCCGAATACATGCGTGACATTACCTTGACCGACCCGGCGATCAAGGTATTGAGCACCCACGAGCTGGCAGAGGGCATGATACTGGCGCGCAACCTCAATGCCGACAACGGCATGCTGTTATTGAATGCCGGCAAGGTACTGAGCGGTCTGCTGGTAAAAAAACTGATTGCCTTCGAAGAAATGGAAGGTGGCAAATACAGCGTGTTCGTCAGGATTCCCGAGCAGTCAGCCTGCCTGCAGCCGGCGCCCGCAGCGGCGGGCTGA
- a CDS encoding phage late control D family protein, producing the protein MKPTYRIVADGKDITALINDRLLLLRISDKPGMESDDFELRIDDRDQAVALPGRGGRVEVLLGYEGQPLKRMGAFTVDEVQLSGPPDTMTIRGKASDMRGSGKTVRSGSWENVPLSQIVNEVAKRNGWEPVCPVATKIERVDQRNESDFNFVTRLAKQYDSTAKVAEGKLLVMPRQGGSSISGKALLVITISKTEVERYQFRLGDRGAQKAVRTQHQDKKTGALQVVQLDNDEAPAGLPPVHTDRHIYPDKTAAEQAAKARLAAFNRSTAGVRLEMAGRTDLFAECTINAQGFKVGLDGEYLVDSVEQVFTASGWTTTVECNGGKKGKAKAKGTKTKTEKPLKTVDVGPA; encoded by the coding sequence ATGAAACCGACGTATCGCATAGTCGCGGATGGCAAGGACATTACCGCGCTGATCAATGACCGCCTGTTGCTGCTGCGGATATCGGACAAGCCCGGGATGGAGTCGGACGATTTCGAGCTGCGCATTGACGACCGCGACCAGGCTGTTGCGCTCCCTGGGCGCGGCGGCCGGGTGGAGGTGCTGCTGGGCTATGAGGGCCAGCCCCTCAAGCGCATGGGGGCCTTTACCGTCGACGAGGTGCAGCTGTCCGGCCCGCCGGACACCATGACCATTCGCGGAAAGGCCAGCGACATGCGCGGCAGCGGCAAGACCGTGCGTAGTGGCAGCTGGGAAAACGTGCCGCTGTCGCAGATCGTCAATGAGGTGGCCAAGCGCAACGGCTGGGAGCCGGTGTGCCCGGTGGCCACCAAGATCGAGCGCGTCGACCAGCGCAACGAGTCGGACTTTAACTTTGTCACGCGCCTGGCCAAGCAGTACGACAGTACCGCTAAGGTGGCCGAGGGCAAGCTGCTGGTCATGCCTCGGCAGGGCGGGAGCAGCATCAGCGGCAAGGCCTTGCTGGTCATAACCATCAGCAAAACCGAGGTCGAGCGGTATCAATTCCGCCTCGGGGATCGAGGCGCGCAAAAGGCTGTGCGGACCCAGCACCAGGACAAGAAAACCGGCGCCCTGCAGGTGGTCCAGCTGGACAACGACGAGGCCCCCGCCGGCCTGCCCCCGGTGCATACCGACCGTCATATCTACCCCGACAAGACTGCCGCAGAGCAGGCCGCCAAGGCGCGCCTGGCCGCGTTCAACCGCAGTACCGCCGGCGTGCGCCTAGAAATGGCCGGGCGTACTGACCTGTTTGCCGAATGCACGATCAACGCCCAGGGCTTCAAGGTCGGCTTGGACGGTGAGTACCTGGTGGACAGTGTCGAGCAGGTATTTACCGCCTCGGGCTGGACCACGACCGTCGAATGCAACGGCGGCAAGAAGGGTAAAGCCAAGGCCAAGGGCACCAAGACGAAAACCGAAAAGCCGCTCAAGACCGTAGATGTAGGGCCGGCCTGA
- a CDS encoding DUF2514 domain-containing protein → MTGPKPRLALLILVLGVASHWGVYLHGRAVERAEAARASAERDSSDRLAEVIGEQGARKEEQRRAQAQEEARAHAQEERTTADAGNAGADAAGQRLRDQGAKLAAAVSCSGTDTAAIARGQAATRAAMVLSELRDRADARAGELAKAYDRARIAGQLCESSYNALVP, encoded by the coding sequence ATGACCGGCCCTAAACCGCGCTTGGCACTGCTGATACTGGTGCTGGGCGTAGCGTCCCACTGGGGTGTCTACCTGCATGGCAGGGCGGTGGAACGCGCCGAAGCCGCCCGTGCATCAGCAGAACGTGACAGCAGCGACCGTCTGGCCGAGGTGATCGGCGAACAGGGCGCCCGAAAGGAAGAACAGCGACGCGCCCAGGCGCAGGAGGAGGCAAGAGCCCATGCCCAAGAAGAAAGAACGACTGCTGACGCTGGCAATGCTGGCGCCGATGCTGCTGGCCAGCGGCTGCGCGACCAAGGTGCCAAGCTTGCCGCCGCCGTCAGTTGCTCCGGCACGGATACCGCCGCTATCGCCCGAGGCCAAGCAGCCACCCGCGCCGCCATGGTGCTCTCCGAACTGCGCGACCGGGCTGATGCACGAGCGGGAGAGCTGGCAAAAGCTTATGACCGAGCCCGAATAGCGGGGCAGCTTTGTGAATCGTCCTATAATGCACTGGTTCCATAG